From a region of the Sulfuriferula plumbiphila genome:
- a CDS encoding TrbI/VirB10 family protein translates to MSTPATPQTPPTGTDKADPDTLALRASPRPVTRLNRRMLAVFAGALGVVILGATLWSLQPHKRERNPATELYNVDRVSRAENLDQLPKDYSKVPTVAKPVVPALGEPLPGDLGPAIVHAQRNANTGTGSYGNPTQMASVRDTEEAARSGVFFRGSGTAKVATTATSNTAMPEPVSSNQPFNPMASVSAQSADPTSAQNRQEQKQAFVTNGGDTATRNPASLQLPASPYQVMAGTIIPAALVTGINSDLPGQVIANVTEAVYDTAIGRFLLIPQGSRLIGRYDSQVSFGQRRVLLVWTRLILPDTSSISLDRLPGIDPAGYAGLEDGVDWHWDRILAGAALSTLLGVGAELAAPDRGNNDGKVIIATRQSAQDTVNQVGQEITKRNVSIQPTLTIRPGFPMRVMVNKDLILRPYQPLFFQRGSSQ, encoded by the coding sequence ATGAGCACGCCCGCCACACCGCAGACGCCGCCGACGGGGACAGATAAGGCCGACCCGGACACCTTGGCTCTGCGCGCTTCGCCGCGCCCAGTCACGCGACTCAATCGGCGCATGCTGGCGGTGTTTGCAGGGGCGCTCGGCGTCGTCATCCTGGGCGCCACGCTCTGGTCCTTGCAGCCACACAAGCGCGAACGCAACCCGGCCACCGAGCTGTACAACGTGGATCGCGTCTCACGGGCCGAGAACCTGGATCAATTGCCGAAGGACTATTCCAAAGTGCCGACAGTGGCAAAACCGGTGGTGCCCGCACTGGGCGAACCACTGCCGGGTGATCTGGGACCGGCCATCGTGCATGCGCAGCGCAATGCCAATACCGGCACGGGTTCGTATGGCAATCCGACTCAGATGGCTAGCGTTCGCGATACCGAGGAAGCGGCGAGATCGGGAGTGTTCTTTCGCGGCAGCGGTACCGCTAAGGTGGCAACGACTGCGACATCAAACACTGCAATGCCGGAGCCGGTATCCAGCAATCAGCCATTTAATCCGATGGCGTCGGTATCGGCACAGTCTGCCGACCCAACGTCCGCGCAGAACCGGCAGGAACAGAAGCAAGCGTTCGTGACCAATGGTGGCGACACCGCCACACGCAATCCCGCCAGCCTGCAACTGCCAGCCTCGCCCTACCAGGTGATGGCGGGCACCATCATTCCGGCAGCGCTGGTGACGGGCATCAACTCCGACTTGCCTGGACAGGTCATCGCCAATGTGACGGAAGCGGTCTACGACACAGCTATTGGCCGCTTTCTGTTGATCCCGCAAGGTTCACGCTTGATCGGGCGCTATGACAGCCAGGTGTCATTCGGTCAGCGGCGCGTGCTGCTGGTGTGGACGCGGCTGATCCTGCCTGATACCTCGTCGATTTCGCTCGACCGACTACCCGGTATCGACCCGGCGGGTTATGCCGGGCTGGAGGATGGCGTCGATTGGCACTGGGATCGCATCCTTGCCGGTGCGGCGTTGTCCACGCTGCTCGGCGTGGGCGCTGAACTGGCTGCGCCTGATCGCGGCAACAACGATGGCAAGGTCATCATCGCCACGCGCCAGAGCGCGCAGGACACGGTGAACCAGGTCGGTCAGGAGATCACCAAACGCAACGTGAGCATCCAGCCGACGCTGACTATCCGGCCCGGCTTCCCGATGCGAGTCATGGTGAACAAGGATCTGATCCTGCGGCCATACCAGCCGCTGTTCTTCCAAAGGGGATCATCGCAATGA
- the trbG gene encoding P-type conjugative transfer protein TrbG, translating to MKTQIRNYALPLILSATLVTASGCATHGKPPPDITLDEPVAAHALPELPKPIEVVEVPKPLPLPEQLKPLTSSPEDKPLAESPDEKARVTRANAEARVPPSREGYINAIQVWPYTDGALYQLYTSPGRVTVIALQQGEELVTVSAGDTVRWIVGDTTSGAGASLRVNILVKPTRVGLKTNLVITTNRRTYLLELSSTPHAWMASASWDYPKDRMLALQKQAQQAQAAAPVDSGLSLERIKFRYAISGDSPPWKPLRAFDDGERVYIQFPAGIAQGELPPLFVIGPQGDGQLVNYRFRSPYYVVDRLFGAAELRLGADKAAVVRIERTDGVGSTARRY from the coding sequence ATGAAAACCCAAATCCGCAATTACGCTTTGCCGTTGATCCTGAGCGCCACCTTGGTGACTGCCAGTGGTTGTGCCACACACGGCAAGCCGCCGCCGGACATCACGCTGGACGAACCCGTCGCGGCGCACGCGCTGCCGGAGTTGCCCAAGCCCATCGAGGTGGTCGAAGTGCCGAAACCACTGCCGCTGCCCGAACAGTTGAAGCCGCTGACAAGCTCGCCAGAGGACAAGCCACTCGCCGAATCGCCCGACGAGAAGGCTCGCGTGACTCGCGCCAATGCCGAAGCCCGCGTGCCGCCGAGCCGCGAGGGCTATATCAACGCGATCCAAGTCTGGCCTTATACGGACGGCGCGCTGTATCAGCTCTACACCAGTCCGGGGCGTGTCACCGTCATCGCCTTGCAGCAGGGCGAGGAGCTGGTGACGGTCTCCGCCGGCGACACCGTGCGCTGGATCGTGGGCGACACGACCAGCGGCGCGGGTGCCAGTCTGCGCGTGAACATCCTCGTGAAGCCCACGCGCGTCGGGTTGAAGACAAACCTGGTCATCACCACCAACCGCCGCACCTACCTGCTCGAACTGTCTTCCACACCGCATGCGTGGATGGCATCGGCATCGTGGGACTATCCGAAGGACCGCATGCTCGCTCTACAGAAGCAGGCACAGCAGGCCCAGGCGGCAGCGCCGGTGGACTCCGGCTTGTCACTGGAGAGAATCAAGTTCCGCTACGCCATCTCCGGCGACAGCCCACCATGGAAACCGCTGCGCGCGTTCGATGACGGCGAGCGGGTCTACATCCAGTTCCCTGCGGGCATCGCGCAGGGCGAACTGCCGCCGCTGTTCGTGATCGGGCCGCAGGGTGATGGCCAGCTCGTGAACTACCGCTTCCGCTCACCCTATTACGTGGTGGATCGGTTGTTCGGTGCGGCCGAGTTGCGGCTGGGCGCTGACAAGGCCGCAGTCGTTCGTATTGAGCGCACCGACGGCGTGGGCAGCACGGCGCGGAGGTATTGA
- the trbL gene encoding P-type conjugative transfer protein TrbL translates to MNDLSVIDHFLDVFSHYIDSGFGLLHGEVAFLTATLVVIDMTLAGLFWAMGGEDVIGRLIKKTLYVGAFAFIIGNFNNLAGILFHSFAGLGLVASGSTLTQAQFLQPGQLAKVGVDAAQPIMAQISDLTGFPEVFANLDVISVLFLAWLVVIVSFFVLAVQLFVTLIEFKLTTLAGFVLVPFALWNKTAFLAERVLGNVVSSGIKVLVLAVIVGIGTGLFAQFQVPPNTEPSIDLALTIMLASLAMLGLGIFGPGIATGLVSGAPQLGAGAAAGTALGAAGLAVAGGAAIATGGAAVAAGARMVPGAARAAIGGVASAGRATSTMASGAKNAYQAGAAASGGGGVRAAGAGLANVTKSGAGAVGQRVAASAKAVKNRVANFVAEAAAPAAAASSTESADSTEAKPSTAEPAWAKQMRRKQQVSHAATTAAHTLRSGDHGGSGASPSLQDESNH, encoded by the coding sequence ATGAACGATCTGTCGGTCATCGACCACTTCCTCGATGTCTTCTCGCACTACATCGACTCGGGTTTCGGGCTGCTGCATGGCGAGGTGGCGTTCCTCACCGCGACGCTGGTGGTGATCGACATGACCCTGGCGGGTCTATTCTGGGCCATGGGCGGCGAGGACGTGATCGGCAGGCTGATCAAGAAGACGCTCTATGTCGGCGCCTTCGCTTTCATCATCGGCAACTTCAACAATCTGGCCGGCATCCTGTTCCACTCGTTTGCCGGGCTCGGCCTGGTGGCGTCCGGTTCCACGCTGACGCAGGCGCAGTTTCTGCAGCCGGGCCAACTTGCCAAGGTCGGCGTCGATGCGGCGCAACCGATCATGGCGCAGATCAGCGACCTGACAGGCTTCCCCGAGGTGTTCGCGAACCTCGATGTCATCTCGGTGCTGTTTCTCGCCTGGCTGGTGGTGATCGTCAGCTTCTTCGTGCTCGCGGTGCAGCTCTTCGTCACGCTGATCGAATTCAAGCTGACCACGCTCGCGGGCTTCGTGCTGGTGCCGTTTGCGCTGTGGAACAAAACCGCATTCCTGGCCGAACGTGTACTGGGCAACGTGGTGTCATCGGGCATCAAGGTGCTGGTGCTGGCGGTGATCGTCGGCATCGGCACGGGATTGTTTGCACAGTTCCAGGTGCCGCCCAACACCGAGCCCTCCATCGACCTGGCGCTGACCATCATGCTCGCTTCACTGGCAATGCTGGGACTTGGGATCTTCGGGCCGGGGATTGCGACCGGGCTGGTGTCAGGCGCACCACAGCTCGGCGCCGGTGCGGCGGCCGGCACGGCGCTGGGTGCCGCTGGTTTGGCGGTGGCTGGTGGCGCGGCTATCGCCACCGGCGGTGCAGCAGTGGCGGCGGGTGCGCGCATGGTGCCGGGCGCTGCACGCGCGGCCATCGGCGGAGTGGCATCGGCCGGGCGTGCGACTAGCACTATGGCAAGCGGTGCGAAGAACGCCTACCAGGCTGGCGCCGCCGCATCGGGTGGCGGTGGAGTTCGTGCTGCTGGCGCAGGCCTTGCCAATGTGACCAAAAGCGGTGCCGGGGCCGTCGGCCAGCGCGTCGCCGCCAGTGCGAAAGCGGTCAAGAACCGCGTAGCGAACTTCGTCGCGGAAGCTGCTGCGCCTGCGGCGGCCGCGAGTTCCACCGAATCGGCCGATTCGACCGAAGCCAAGCCATCAACGGCAGAGCCCGCCTGGGCCAAACAAATGCGCCGCAAACAGCAGGTGAGCCATGCGGCCACCACGGCGGCTCACACCCTGCGCTCCGGCGATCACGGCGGCAGCGGTGCCAGTCCGAGCCTGCAAGATGAGTCAAACCACTAA
- a CDS encoding helix-turn-helix transcriptional regulator, translated as MQPATALLMEQIMNRADRSPLAARPNDDSDANELHDMQLPRLVAPNTLPFRRTIRRTELRQIVPLADTTIYDMERRGEFPRRFNLTARCVVWDLTEVEAWLDARRQASDSSQLKRAPSPDVRQRKRRPVKAKPAS; from the coding sequence ATGCAACCAGCAACTGCCCTGCTGATGGAGCAGATCATGAACAGAGCAGATCGAAGTCCGCTGGCTGCGAGGCCAAACGATGACTCTGATGCAAACGAACTGCATGACATGCAGCTACCACGACTGGTCGCACCGAATACTTTGCCGTTCAGACGCACAATCCGCCGTACAGAGCTACGACAGATCGTGCCGCTGGCCGATACCACGATCTACGACATGGAGCGCCGCGGAGAATTTCCGCGCCGGTTCAATCTGACCGCGCGCTGCGTGGTATGGGACTTGACGGAAGTAGAAGCCTGGCTCGACGCACGTCGGCAAGCCTCGGACAGTTCACAGTTGAAGCGAGCGCCCTCACCTGACGTGCGCCAACGCAAGCGACGCCCAGTTAAAGCAAAGCCTGCGTCGTGA
- the trbJ gene encoding P-type conjugative transfer protein TrbJ, whose product MKKTLLAVAAAVLMTVMPSVQATVVVIDPANLIQNILTAARTLQQINNQIQQLQNEAQMLTNQARNLTSLPFSALNQLQSALSATNQLLQQAQGLSLNLTQMETQFAQLYPAAYTSSTPANQMALDASQRWQNSLEALRTAAEVQSQSVQNFTSDEQTLSDLVNSSQSAVGALQATQATNQLLALQARQAIQAQQLQITQDRAVALEQARQVAVHARAAEVRNRFHGTGTPYTPYSVNFYGN is encoded by the coding sequence ATGAAAAAGACCTTGCTTGCCGTCGCCGCTGCCGTACTCATGACCGTAATGCCATCGGTACAGGCGACGGTGGTGGTCATCGATCCGGCCAACTTGATTCAGAACATCCTGACCGCTGCGCGCACTCTGCAGCAGATCAACAACCAGATCCAGCAACTGCAGAACGAAGCGCAGATGCTGACCAACCAGGCGAGGAACCTGACCAGTCTCCCCTTCAGCGCGCTCAATCAACTGCAATCTGCGCTGTCCGCGACGAACCAGCTGCTGCAGCAGGCGCAGGGGCTATCATTGAATCTGACGCAGATGGAGACCCAGTTCGCGCAGCTCTATCCCGCTGCCTACACCTCCTCGACCCCGGCAAACCAGATGGCGCTCGACGCCAGCCAGCGTTGGCAGAACTCACTGGAGGCACTGCGCACCGCAGCCGAGGTGCAGTCGCAGTCCGTGCAGAACTTCACTTCCGACGAGCAAACCTTGAGCGACCTCGTGAACAGCAGCCAGTCGGCGGTCGGCGCTTTGCAAGCCACGCAGGCGACGAACCAGTTACTCGCCTTGCAAGCCCGGCAGGCGATTCAGGCGCAGCAGCTGCAGATCACGCAAGACCGCGCCGTCGCCCTCGAACAGGCGCGGCAGGTCGCGGTGCATGCGCGTGCCGCCGAGGTGCGCAACCGCTTCCATGGCACCGGCACACCGTATACGCCATACAGCGTCAACTTCTACGGCAATTGA
- a CDS encoding DUF2274 domain-containing protein: MSITTSKLRLGPLPKTETVKVTIALTTALKADLERYAALHAQTYGEPIDAAKLIPHMLEAFMARDRGFRKTRGM, encoded by the coding sequence ATGAGCATAACCACCAGCAAACTGCGGCTGGGGCCGCTGCCCAAGACCGAGACCGTCAAAGTGACCATTGCTCTCACCACCGCGTTGAAGGCCGATTTGGAGCGCTACGCCGCGCTGCATGCTCAGACCTACGGCGAGCCGATTGATGCCGCGAAACTGATCCCGCACATGCTCGAAGCATTCATGGCGCGAGATCGCGGCTTCAGGAAGACCAGGGGAATGTGA
- the trbF gene encoding conjugal transfer protein TrbF has product MRFKRPQVRYSDTPEPVTPYQAAAQVWDQRIGSARVQAKNWRLMAFGCLSLALLMAGGLVWRSAQSIVTPYVVEVATGGQVRAVGEAATPYKPNDAQIAYHLARFLTNVRSLSIDPIVVRQNWLEAYDYTTDKGAATLNDYARTHDPFAHIGQTSTSVEITSVVRASASSFQVRWIEHNYVNGSPSGTERWTAVVTIVLQPPRTEERLRKNPLGIYVNGLSWSREFDATEGTKKP; this is encoded by the coding sequence ATGCGTTTTAAACGACCCCAGGTACGTTACTCGGACACGCCCGAACCTGTCACCCCCTACCAAGCCGCCGCGCAGGTCTGGGACCAGCGCATCGGCAGTGCGCGCGTGCAGGCGAAGAACTGGCGGCTGATGGCCTTCGGCTGTCTGTCGCTCGCCTTGCTGATGGCGGGTGGTCTGGTGTGGCGTTCGGCACAGTCCATCGTCACGCCTTATGTGGTCGAGGTGGCCACGGGCGGCCAGGTACGCGCGGTGGGCGAGGCCGCCACGCCGTACAAGCCCAACGATGCGCAGATCGCCTACCACCTGGCGCGCTTCCTCACCAACGTGCGCTCGCTGTCGATCGATCCCATCGTGGTGCGGCAGAACTGGCTCGAAGCCTACGACTACACCACGGACAAGGGTGCGGCCACGCTGAACGACTACGCGCGCACCCACGACCCGTTCGCGCACATCGGCCAGACCTCGACCTCGGTTGAGATCACCAGCGTGGTACGCGCCAGCGCGTCGTCGTTCCAGGTGCGCTGGATCGAACACAACTATGTGAACGGGTCGCCCTCGGGCACCGAGCGCTGGACGGCCGTCGTCACGATCGTGTTGCAGCCACCCCGCACCGAAGAGCGGCTGCGCAAGAACCCGCTGGGCATTTATGTCAACGGCCTTTCCTGGAGCCGTGAATTCGACGCAACCGAAGGAACCAAGAAGCCATGA
- a CDS encoding EexN family lipoprotein produces the protein MKTLLIAAACTVLLAACSKPNPDTVESLLANPERLKEVRAQCKADHAEAGDALCNRAAEATRRRFMGSGTPYTPAPPAASASAPKD, from the coding sequence ATGAAAACCCTTCTCATCGCTGCCGCCTGCACCGTGCTGCTCGCCGCGTGCAGCAAGCCCAATCCCGATACCGTTGAATCGCTGCTGGCGAATCCCGAGCGCCTGAAGGAAGTCCGCGCTCAATGCAAGGCCGACCATGCCGAGGCGGGGGACGCCCTGTGCAACAGGGCCGCCGAAGCCACGCGGCGGCGCTTCATGGGCAGCGGCACGCCGTACACGCCCGCGCCACCGGCTGCATCCGCTTCTGCACCGAAAGACTGA